Proteins from a genomic interval of Oncorhynchus kisutch isolate 150728-3 linkage group LG28, Okis_V2, whole genome shotgun sequence:
- the LOC109872812 gene encoding ribosomal protein S6 kinase alpha-3, translating to MPLAQFGADPWQKMALGNSETEVLDDSMGDDDDTACSDEGFVNEISITNHVKEGSEKADPRQFELRKVLGQGSFGKVFLVKKITGPDAGQLYAMKVLKKATLKVRDRVRTKMERDILVEVNHPFIVRLHYAFQTEGKLYLILDFLRGGDLFTRLSKEVMFTEEDVKFYLAELALALDHLHGLGIIYRDLKPENILLDEQGHIKLTDFGLSKESIDHENKAYSFCGTVEYMAPEVVNRRGHTLSADWWSYGVLMFEMLTGTLPFQGKDRKETMTMILKAKLGMPQSLSQEAQSLLRNLFKRNPGNRLGAGPDGVEEIKRHFFFSTIDWNKLFRREIHPPFKPASGRPDDTVYFDSEFTAKTPRDSPGCPPSANAHQLFRGFSFVAISKEESQPPQTPSMNMTSIQQLHRNAAPFSDVYDVKEDIGVGSYSICKRCVQKSNSMEYAVKIISKAKRDPTEEVEIILRYGQHPNIITLKDVYDDGRSVYLVTELMKGGELLDKILRQKFFSEREASAVLHTITKTVEYLHVQGVVHRDLKPSNILYVDESGNPESIRICDFGFAKQLRAENGLLMTPCYTANFVAPEVLKKQGYDAACDIWSLGVLLYTMLTGFTPFANGPEDTPEEVLARIGSGKFSLTGGYWNSVSAEAKDLVSKMLHVDPHQRLTAAQVLRHSWIVHKDRLPKYQLNRHDTPHLVKGAMAATYSALNMHVPPVLDPVGHSSLAQRRGVKKLTSTAL from the exons ATGCCCTTGGCACAGTTTGGAGCAGACCCGTGGCAGAAAATGGCATTGGGCAATTCTGAAACAGAG GTACTGGATGACTCCATGGGGGATGATGATGATACAGCATGCAGT GATGAGGGCTTTGTGAATGAGATCAGTATCACAAACCATGTGAAAGAGGGCTCTGAAAAGGCTGATCCGCGGCAGTTTGAGCTGCGCAAGGTCCTAGGACAGGGATCCTTTGGGAAG GTGTTCCTTGTGAAGAAAATAACAGGGCCTGATGCTGGACAGCTTTATGCTATGAAGGTACTGAAAAAGGCCACATTGAAAG TGCGAGATAGGGTCCGGACTAAGATGGAGCGAGATATTTTGGTGGAGGTGAACCATCCTTTTATCGTCCGACTACATTACG CATTCCAGACAGAAGGGAAGCTGTACCTGATTCTGGACTTCCTCAGGGGTGGAGATTTATTCACACGGCTGTCCAAAGAG GTGATGTTCACAGAGGAGGATGTGAAGTTCTACCTGGCAGAGCTGGCTCTGGCACTGGACCATCTGCATGGCCTGGGAATCATCTACAGAGACCTTAAACCTGAGAA CATCTTGTTAGATGAGCAGGGACATATCAAACTCACTG ACTTCGGCCTGAGTAAAGAGTCCATTGATCATGAGAACAAGGCCTACTCTTTCTGCGGAACAGTGGAGTACATGGCACCAGAGGTCGTGAACCGCCGAGGACACACCCTTAGCGCCGACTGGTGGTCCTACGGTGTGCTCATG TTTGAGATGTTGACGGGAACACTGCCTTTCCAAGGGAAGGATCGGAAGGAAACCATGACCATGATACTGAA GGCCAAGCTGGGAATGCCACAGTCCTTGAGTCAAGAGGCCCAGTCTCTCCTACGTAACCTGTTCAAACGCAACCCAGGCAACAGACTGG GTGCTGGTCCAGACGGAGTGGAAGAGATCAAGAGACATTTCTTCTTTTCCACTATTGACTGGAAT AAATTATTCAGGAGAGAAATCCATCCCCCCTTTAAACCTGCGAGTGGCAGACCTGATGACACTGTCTACTTTGACTCTGAATTCACTGCAAAAACTCCACGAG ACTCTCCTGGCTGTCCCCCGAGTGCCAACGCCCACCAGCTTTTCAGAGGCTTCAGCTTCGTGGCCATCTCGAAGGAGGAGAGTCAACCACCACAGACCCCCAGCATGAACATGACCTCAATACAG CAACTCCACAGAAACGCAGCACCGTTCAGTGATGTATACGATGTGAAGGAGGATATTGGCGTGGGCTCTTACTCCATATGCAAACGCTGCGTTCAGAAGAGCAACAGTATGGAGTATGCTGTAAAG ATCATCAGTAAGGCCAAGAGGGACCCCACAGAAGAGGTGGAGATTATTCTGCGTTACGGACAGCACCCCAACATCATCACTCTCAAAGAT GTGTATGACGATGGGCGCTCCGTGTACCTGGTGACAGAGCTGATGAAAGGAGGGGAGCTGCTGGATAAGATCCTCCGACAGAAGTTCTTCTCTGAGAGGGAGGCCAGTGCTGTTCTCCACACAATCACCAAAACTGTGGAGTACCTGCATGTACAGGGG GTTGTCCACAGAGACCTGAAGCCcagtaacatcctgtatgtgGATGAGTCTGGAAACCCAGAGTCCATCCGGATCTGTGACTTTGGCTTCGCCAAACAGCTGAGAGCTGAAAACGGGCTCCTGATGACTCCGTGTTACACGGCCAACTTTGTCGCCCCCGAG GTGCTGAAGAAACAGGGCTATGATGCAGCGTGTGATATCTGGAGTCTGGGAGTACTGCTCTACACAATGCTTACTGG GTTCACTCCTTTTGCCAATGGACCAGAAGATACTCCTGAAGAGGTCTTAGCTCGGATTGGCAGTGGAAAGTTCTCTCTGACAGGCGGCTACTGGAACTCTGTCTCAGCAGAGGCCAAG GACCTAGTGTCAAAGATGCTGCATGTGGACCCCCATCAGAGGCTAACTGCTGCTCAGGTGCTGCGACACTCCTGGATAGTACACAAGGACCGGTTGCCCAAGTACCAGCTCAATAGACATGATACCCCTCATTTGGTCAAG GGTGCGATGGCAGCCACTTACTCTGCTCTGAACATGCATGTTCCCCCTGTGCTGGACCCTGTAGGACACTCCTCATTAGCTCAACGAAGAGGAGTGAAGAAGTTGACTTCCACAGCCCTGTGA
- the LOC109873098 gene encoding eukaryotic translation initiation factor 1A, X-chromosomal-like, translated as MPKNKGKGGKNRRRGKNENESEKRELVFKEDGQEYAQVIKMLGNGRLEAMCFDGVKRLCHIRGKLRKKVWINTSDIILVGLRDYQDQKADVILKYNADEARSLKAYGELPEHAKINETDTFGPGDDEDIQFDDIGDDDEDIDDI; from the exons ATGCCGAAGAATAAAG GTAAGGGAGGAAAGAATCGGCGACGTGGTAAGAACGAGAATGAATCAGAAAAGAGAGAGCTGGTATTTAAAGAGGATGGCCAAG AATATGCACAGGTGATTAAGATGTTGGGTAATGGACGACTGGAAGCTATGTGTTTTGATGGAGTCAAGCGACTATGCCACATCCGAGGAAAGCTACGTAAAAAG GTTTGGATCAATACTTCAGACATCATCCTTGTGGGACTTCGAGATTACCAG GACCAAAAAGCCGATGTTATCCTGAAGTACAATGCAGACGAGGCCAGGAGTTTGAAGGCCTATGGGGAGCTTCCTGAACATG CTAAAATCAATGAGACTGACACATTTGGACCTGGTGACGATGAGGATATTCAGTTTGATGACATTGGAGATGACGACGAGGACATTGATGAT ATCTGA